A single window of Leeuwenhoekiella sp. MAR_2009_132 DNA harbors:
- a CDS encoding RNA polymerase sigma factor, translated as MSTKTLNQVSIKFEDLVSEYKERLYWHIRRMVVSHEDADDVLQNTFIKVYKNLDTFNGDSQVYTWLYRIATNESLTFINKRKRTTHLSSEDFQESLISNLTSDPYFNGDEAQLKLQQAIDTLPAKQKQVFIMKYYDELQYNEISEILGTSEGALKASYHHAVKKITDYVTGI; from the coding sequence TTGAGTACCAAAACATTAAATCAAGTTTCGATCAAATTTGAAGATCTGGTCAGCGAATACAAAGAGCGTTTGTATTGGCACATAAGACGTATGGTTGTATCTCACGAAGATGCAGATGATGTTTTGCAGAATACATTTATCAAAGTATATAAAAACTTAGACACATTTAATGGTGATAGTCAGGTTTATACCTGGCTTTACCGCATTGCTACAAATGAGAGTTTGACATTTATAAATAAACGAAAGCGTACTACACATTTAAGTAGTGAAGATTTTCAGGAAAGTCTTATATCAAATCTTACGAGTGATCCTTATTTTAATGGTGATGAAGCTCAATTAAAATTACAACAAGCTATAGATACCTTACCTGCTAAGCAAAAACAGGTATTTATAATGAAATATTATGACGAATTACAATACAATGAGATTTCAGAAATTTTAGGCACTTCTGAAGGTGCATTAAAAGCCAGTTATCATCATGCTGTTAAAAAAATCACAGATTATGTAACTGGTATTTAA
- a CDS encoding OmpH family outer membrane protein → MKHAFLILLVFTGLTGSICAQGTVAHINMEELIKIMPESKQAEAELNRLNQAYRADFETSYREYQAKYVKFEDEASTLSPTETAKRKGDLELIERNLAQSQQNIDKQLAEKRELLFAPIREKAKELVTKLADNQGFLYVLDSAASNGLIMAKGKDLMPEVKKAIGIK, encoded by the coding sequence ATGAAACACGCGTTTTTAATACTTTTAGTATTTACAGGCCTAACCGGCAGTATTTGTGCTCAGGGCACCGTTGCCCATATTAATATGGAAGAGCTCATAAAAATTATGCCCGAAAGTAAACAAGCCGAGGCAGAACTTAATCGCCTCAACCAGGCTTATCGCGCAGATTTTGAAACCTCATATAGAGAATATCAGGCAAAATATGTAAAATTTGAAGATGAGGCCTCCACCCTTTCTCCTACCGAAACAGCAAAGCGTAAAGGAGATCTTGAACTTATTGAACGTAACCTTGCACAATCTCAACAAAACATAGATAAACAACTTGCTGAAAAACGAGAACTATTGTTTGCACCTATTCGTGAAAAAGCAAAAGAACTAGTAACAAAACTTGCAGACAATCAAGGCTTCTTATATGTTTTAGATTCAGCAGCCTCAAACGGACTCATTATGGCAAAAGGTAAAGACTTAATGCCTGAAGTTAAAAAAGCTATTGGAATTAAATAA
- a CDS encoding alpha/beta hydrolase, producing the protein MHEEKTVSYTTQNTYYTLNTFTVKTKKIWLVCHGIGYLSTYFLDHFKHLDPDENYIIAPQAPSKYYQDKKYKYVGASWFTRVNTQLEIQNVTNYLDQVYEQEISAKLQGPVKLTILGYSQGVSAVTRWLAHAKVYCDNLLLHSGSTPREFHSETFKHLNHTKVSVIYGTDDMYLSESKMIAELNYLKSIFNNKLNIIHFKGKHEVHEPTLLHLSLM; encoded by the coding sequence ATGCACGAAGAAAAAACTGTAAGCTATACTACCCAAAACACCTATTACACGTTAAATACATTTACAGTAAAAACTAAAAAAATATGGCTTGTCTGTCACGGAATTGGCTATCTAAGCACCTATTTTTTAGATCATTTTAAACATCTTGATCCAGATGAGAATTATATAATTGCCCCGCAAGCACCTAGTAAATACTATCAGGATAAAAAGTATAAATATGTGGGTGCATCCTGGTTTACTCGTGTAAATACGCAACTAGAAATTCAGAATGTTACAAATTATCTTGATCAGGTTTACGAGCAGGAGATTAGCGCTAAGTTACAAGGCCCTGTTAAACTTACCATTCTTGGATATTCTCAAGGAGTTTCTGCTGTAACCAGATGGTTAGCTCACGCTAAGGTTTACTGTGATAACCTTCTATTACACTCAGGCTCTACTCCTAGAGAATTTCATTCAGAAACCTTCAAACACCTTAATCACACTAAAGTTTCCGTTATTTATGGTACAGACGATATGTATTTATCAGAATCTAAAATGATAGCTGAATTGAACTATCTAAAATCGATATTTAACAATAAACTCAACATAATACATTTTAAAGGTAAGCACGAAGTTCACGAACCTACACTACTGCACTTATCCTTAATGTAA
- a CDS encoding PaaI family thioesterase, protein MNLNDKTEALAKCNAICKNTLMETMDIKFIDIGENFLTASMPVTSKVHQPDGVLHGGASVALAESVGSAASFMFLDAKNFFVRGIEISANHVKSIAEGMVYAKATFLHKGRTTQLWEIRITNEADQLISIVKLTTIALPKK, encoded by the coding sequence ATGAATTTAAATGATAAGACTGAAGCACTTGCTAAATGCAATGCTATCTGTAAAAACACGCTAATGGAAACTATGGATATCAAATTCATAGACATTGGAGAGAATTTTCTTACTGCGTCAATGCCAGTAACCTCTAAGGTTCATCAGCCCGATGGTGTTTTACACGGCGGTGCTTCGGTAGCACTGGCCGAAAGCGTAGGAAGCGCGGCGAGTTTTATGTTTCTAGATGCCAAGAATTTTTTTGTGAGGGGAATCGAAATTTCTGCGAATCATGTTAAGAGTATTGCTGAGGGTATGGTATATGCTAAAGCTACCTTTTTACATAAGGGTCGTACCACTCAATTATGGGAAATACGTATTACTAATGAAGCAGATCAGCTGATTTCTATTGTTAAACTTACAACCATTGCGCTGCCTAAAAAGTAA
- a CDS encoding chorismate-binding protein: MTANELIKLVENQYTANLPFVIYKKSNANNIGVLLQNDDTLHTVTNFEEQGFVFAPFDSSRTTVLIPGEPIYVADFDFGHMSSKASIKETASEFEKNEHIALVSAAIRYIKETELQKVVVSRKQKIETPDLEPLTLFKKLGAAYKNAFVYLWHHPKVGTWLGATPETLVSVNGRSFETMALAGTQPYIDDTREVEWGTKEQEEQQLVTDEIVSKLQPFNLVKFKVHERENHRAGNLLHLRTRITGSFSITNTSIKDIVAALHPTPAVCGFPRDLAKEFIKEQESYDREFYTGYLGELNILKDQSKRRNPRNVENLVYKTLTKSTQLYVNLRCMQFKNTTAEIYIGGGITKDSDAVNEWEETVNKAQTIASIL; the protein is encoded by the coding sequence ATGACTGCAAATGAACTTATAAAATTAGTAGAAAACCAGTACACTGCTAACCTTCCTTTTGTTATATATAAAAAATCGAACGCTAATAATATAGGAGTTCTCTTACAAAATGATGATACACTGCATACCGTTACTAATTTTGAAGAGCAGGGTTTTGTTTTTGCTCCTTTTGATTCAAGTAGAACAACTGTTTTAATACCTGGAGAACCTATTTATGTTGCTGATTTTGATTTTGGTCATATGAGTTCAAAAGCTTCAATTAAGGAAACAGCTTCAGAATTTGAAAAAAATGAACATATCGCTTTAGTTTCAGCTGCAATTAGATATATAAAAGAAACCGAACTTCAGAAAGTTGTGGTTTCGCGTAAGCAAAAAATAGAAACTCCAGATTTAGAACCGTTAACTTTATTCAAAAAATTAGGTGCAGCGTATAAGAACGCTTTCGTTTATTTATGGCATCATCCTAAAGTAGGAACCTGGTTAGGGGCTACGCCAGAAACGCTAGTTTCTGTAAACGGAAGATCTTTTGAAACTATGGCTCTTGCAGGAACACAGCCTTACATAGACGACACTAGAGAAGTAGAATGGGGCACTAAAGAACAGGAAGAACAACAATTAGTAACCGATGAAATTGTGTCTAAATTACAACCTTTTAATCTGGTGAAATTTAAAGTACACGAGCGGGAGAATCATCGTGCAGGCAATTTACTGCATTTACGTACACGTATTACAGGTAGCTTTAGCATAACAAACACTTCAATAAAAGATATTGTTGCTGCATTGCATCCTACACCGGCAGTTTGTGGTTTTCCTAGAGATTTAGCCAAAGAATTTATTAAAGAGCAAGAGTCTTACGATAGGGAGTTTTATACCGGTTATTTAGGCGAATTAAATATTTTGAAAGATCAATCAAAACGCAGAAATCCTCGAAATGTCGAAAACCTGGTGTATAAAACGCTTACTAAATCTACACAACTGTATGTGAATTTACGCTGTATGCAGTTTAAAAATACTACCGCGGAAATTTATATAGGTGGTGGTATTACAAAAGATTCTGATGCAGTTAATGAATGGGAAGAAACGGTAAATAAAGCACAAACCATTGCAAGTATTCTTTAA
- the menD gene encoding 2-succinyl-5-enolpyruvyl-6-hydroxy-3-cyclohexene-1-carboxylic-acid synthase, which produces MNYSTIPVAQSVVLLCLEKGVNHIVISPGSRNAPLTIGFTQHPQMHTYSVVDERSAAFFALGLAQQLQQPVAVVCSSGSAVLNYYPAISEAYYSDIPLVVISADRPIERIDIGDGQTIRQRNVFENHILYSANLYSEYVPDEAVTDPKLIQKQREVTKHNQQEINKALNEALVNQGPVHINVPFYEPLYNTTTQKLVDPIIVAPESKSDVLSQDQLAPFITKWNAAKRKIILIGVLQPNTIEQQFLDKLGTDPSVLVFTETTSNTHHPNFFTRTDNIIGSLDDEGFRDLQPEILITLGGMIISKKIKAFLRNYQPKEHWHVDPKKAYDTYFCLNKHFKVPVNYFWANFLDKTQVVKSNYQSDWLQVRSRRDVLHQDYIKEMSWCDFKAFDLLLAKLRPDSLLQLGNSSTVRYVQLFDIDKSLKVYCNRGTSGIDGSTSTAVGAAVGSQLPTTLITGDLSFFYDSNGLWNAYLPKDFKIIVINNSGGGIFRILPGDKTSAIFETYFETIHNLDASHLCAMYGIHYFSATSEEELQCAQEEFYSIADAPCLLEIKTPRTLNDQILLGYFSYIR; this is translated from the coding sequence ATGAATTATTCTACTATACCCGTCGCACAATCTGTGGTTTTGCTTTGTTTAGAAAAAGGCGTGAATCATATTGTAATATCACCCGGTTCGCGTAACGCGCCTCTAACAATAGGCTTTACACAGCATCCTCAAATGCATACCTATAGTGTAGTTGATGAGCGTTCTGCGGCCTTCTTTGCATTGGGATTAGCGCAGCAGTTGCAACAGCCTGTAGCAGTTGTTTGTTCGTCTGGTAGTGCTGTTCTTAATTATTACCCGGCAATTTCTGAAGCCTATTATAGTGACATTCCTTTAGTGGTGATATCTGCAGATCGTCCTATAGAGCGTATAGATATAGGAGATGGTCAAACCATACGTCAGCGCAATGTTTTTGAGAATCATATATTATATTCGGCAAATTTATATTCTGAATATGTTCCTGATGAGGCAGTTACAGATCCAAAGCTTATTCAGAAACAACGTGAAGTCACAAAGCATAACCAGCAGGAAATAAATAAAGCACTTAATGAAGCGTTGGTAAATCAAGGTCCGGTACATATAAATGTTCCGTTTTATGAACCACTGTATAATACCACAACTCAAAAACTGGTAGATCCTATTATTGTAGCACCAGAGTCTAAATCTGATGTACTCAGCCAGGATCAACTAGCTCCTTTTATTACCAAGTGGAATGCCGCAAAGCGAAAAATAATACTAATAGGTGTTTTACAACCTAATACGATAGAACAACAGTTTCTAGACAAGCTGGGTACAGACCCTAGCGTACTTGTATTTACAGAAACAACTTCAAATACGCATCATCCTAACTTTTTTACGCGTACAGATAATATTATAGGATCTTTAGATGATGAGGGTTTCAGAGATCTTCAGCCTGAGATATTAATCACGCTGGGCGGAATGATCATTTCTAAAAAGATTAAGGCATTTCTTAGAAATTATCAACCTAAAGAACACTGGCACGTAGATCCTAAAAAAGCATACGACACCTATTTCTGTTTAAATAAACATTTTAAGGTACCTGTAAATTATTTCTGGGCTAATTTTTTAGATAAGACCCAAGTTGTCAAAAGTAACTATCAAAGTGACTGGTTGCAAGTACGATCACGCCGCGATGTATTGCATCAGGATTATATTAAAGAAATGAGCTGGTGTGATTTTAAAGCTTTTGATCTACTTCTGGCAAAATTGAGACCAGATAGCTTATTACAGTTGGGCAACAGCTCTACCGTGCGCTATGTTCAATTATTTGATATAGATAAATCACTAAAAGTGTATTGCAATAGAGGAACCAGTGGTATAGATGGAAGCACATCAACAGCTGTAGGAGCTGCAGTAGGGAGCCAGCTACCTACCACTTTAATTACAGGAGACCTCAGTTTTTTTTATGATAGCAATGGGTTGTGGAATGCTTATCTGCCAAAGGATTTTAAAATTATTGTTATCAATAACAGTGGTGGCGGTATTTTTAGAATATTACCGGGAGATAAAACTTCAGCTATATTTGAAACGTATTTTGAAACCATACACAATCTTGATGCATCGCATCTATGTGCGATGTATGGTATACATTATTTTTCAGCGACTTCAGAAGAAGAGCTGCAATGTGCTCAGGAAGAATTTTATAGCATAGCTGATGCTCCGTGTTTGCTTGAGATTAAAACGCCTCGCACGTTAAATGATCAGATTCTACTGGGTTATTTTAGTTACATACGTTAG
- a CDS encoding DUF2853 family protein produces MSKRDEMIAKYAADLKEKLNHEADMDLLTKVTIGCGPSIYNKDSSTVSAGSESELETVKNNFLIKKLGLSDGPELMEGLHKVMEDYGKSNRNKYRAVVYYLLTKHFGKEEVYS; encoded by the coding sequence ATGAGTAAAAGAGATGAAATGATCGCTAAGTATGCAGCAGATTTAAAAGAAAAACTAAACCACGAGGCAGATATGGATTTGTTGACCAAAGTTACAATAGGTTGCGGTCCGTCTATATATAATAAAGACTCATCAACGGTTTCTGCAGGTAGTGAATCAGAACTTGAGACCGTTAAAAACAACTTTCTCATTAAAAAATTAGGCTTATCTGATGGTCCCGAGTTGATGGAAGGACTTCATAAAGTTATGGAAGATTACGGTAAATCTAATCGTAATAAATACCGCGCAGTTGTTTATTATTTACTTACTAAGCATTTTGGCAAAGAAGAGGTATACAGTTAA
- a CDS encoding S1 RNA-binding domain-containing protein → MLALGEFHKMIIDRDTAPGLYLRDEEENEVLLPGKYAPEGFQLEDEIEVFVYLDNEERPVATTLKPYILKNGFAYLKCTSVSKIGAFVDWGIDKELFVPFSNQVTDMREGSSYLIYMYLDEKTNRLVGSSKFNTFLKNEDIDVEKFDKVDLLVSHFSEFGAHVIINEKFQGLVHKDVIFEDIRVGDRLPGYIKRVREDKKIDVLLQPEGYRSVEPNAEFIYEELKRNGGSLPVHDKSSPEDINAYFGISKKLFKKAIGALYKDRMITISDKGITLKNQEE, encoded by the coding sequence ATGCTCGCACTCGGGGAATTCCATAAAATGATAATAGATCGTGATACAGCACCCGGCTTGTATCTGCGTGATGAAGAAGAAAATGAGGTGTTATTACCTGGTAAATATGCTCCCGAAGGTTTTCAGTTAGAAGATGAAATTGAAGTATTTGTATATCTAGATAATGAGGAGCGACCAGTCGCCACTACACTTAAACCTTATATATTAAAAAATGGTTTTGCCTATCTAAAATGTACATCTGTTTCAAAAATAGGTGCTTTTGTAGATTGGGGAATAGACAAAGAACTATTTGTGCCATTTTCAAATCAGGTTACAGATATGCGTGAAGGCAGCTCTTACCTAATTTACATGTATCTCGATGAGAAGACAAACCGTCTTGTAGGATCTTCAAAATTTAATACATTCTTAAAAAATGAGGATATTGATGTTGAAAAATTTGATAAGGTAGATTTATTAGTGTCTCATTTTTCAGAATTTGGAGCGCACGTAATTATCAATGAAAAGTTTCAGGGATTAGTACATAAAGACGTGATTTTTGAAGATATACGCGTAGGAGACCGCCTTCCGGGATATATAAAACGCGTACGAGAAGATAAAAAAATAGACGTTTTGCTTCAGCCTGAAGGGTATAGAAGTGTTGAGCCTAATGCAGAATTTATCTATGAAGAATTAAAGCGTAACGGCGGAAGCTTACCGGTACACGATAAAAGTTCGCCAGAAGATATTAATGCCTATTTTGGTATAAGTAAAAAACTTTTTAAAAAAGCAATAGGTGCTCTTTATAAAGACCGAATGATTACCATTTCTGATAAGGGAATCACTCTAAAAAATCAAGAAGAATAA
- a CDS encoding 1,4-dihydroxy-2-naphthoyl-CoA synthase — translation MQEPDWITVKEYQDITYKKADGVARIAFNRPNVRNAFRPKTTAELLDAFHNAQEDTSIGVVLLSAEGPSSKDGVYSFCSGGDQKARGDQGYVGDDGYHRLNILDVQRLIRFMPKAVIAVVPGWAVGGGHSLHVVCDLTLASKEHAIFKQTDADVTSFDGGYGSAYLAKMVGQKRAREIFFLGRNYSAQEAYEMGMVNAVIPHEELEATAFEWAQEILAKSPTSIKMLKFAMNLTDDGMVGQQVFAGEATRLAYMTEEAKEGRNAFLEKRKPNFEKKWIP, via the coding sequence ATGCAAGAACCAGATTGGATAACCGTAAAAGAATACCAGGATATAACCTATAAAAAAGCAGATGGGGTTGCGCGAATTGCGTTTAACAGACCTAATGTGCGTAATGCTTTTAGACCTAAAACTACTGCAGAATTATTAGATGCTTTTCACAATGCACAAGAAGATACTTCTATAGGAGTAGTGCTTTTATCTGCTGAAGGGCCATCTTCAAAAGATGGTGTTTATAGTTTTTGTAGTGGAGGAGATCAGAAAGCTCGTGGTGATCAAGGTTATGTGGGTGATGATGGGTATCATCGTTTAAATATATTAGATGTTCAACGTTTAATACGTTTTATGCCTAAAGCGGTAATCGCCGTTGTACCCGGCTGGGCTGTAGGTGGTGGTCATAGTTTGCACGTAGTTTGCGATCTTACCTTAGCATCTAAAGAACACGCGATTTTTAAACAAACTGATGCAGATGTGACCAGTTTTGATGGTGGGTATGGTTCTGCCTATTTAGCAAAAATGGTAGGTCAAAAAAGAGCTCGTGAGATTTTCTTTCTAGGTCGAAATTACTCTGCTCAGGAGGCTTATGAAATGGGTATGGTGAATGCCGTAATTCCTCATGAAGAGTTAGAAGCAACAGCTTTTGAATGGGCTCAGGAAATTTTAGCAAAATCACCTACATCTATAAAAATGCTCAAATTTGCCATGAACCTTACCGATGACGGTATGGTAGGACAACAAGTTTTTGCAGGGGAGGCAACCCGATTGGCATATATGACCGAAGAAGCCAAAGAGGGTAGAAATGCATTTTTAGAAAAAAGAAAGCCCAATTTTGAGAAAAAATGGATTCCATAG
- a CDS encoding PH domain-containing protein, whose translation MEQKFTNAPVDIDSLPDYQELTYTQVSVKRLYKVFLVLGLFVLAFAIGLYFLREVTEVPGLIWGLMITGLVIFGLLFFFQIMFQKRIGYALREHDIAYKRGFLFEKITIIPFNRIQHISTSESMLDKIFKISNLNIFTAGGSGSDIDIPGLTPEIAARLKNKIANHLIDIDE comes from the coding sequence ATGGAACAAAAGTTTACAAACGCCCCGGTAGACATTGACTCCTTACCAGATTATCAAGAATTAACCTATACACAAGTCTCTGTAAAGAGATTGTATAAGGTTTTTCTTGTTTTAGGACTATTCGTTCTTGCTTTTGCAATAGGTCTTTACTTCTTGCGAGAAGTGACAGAAGTCCCCGGTTTAATTTGGGGACTTATGATTACAGGACTGGTAATTTTTGGACTATTATTCTTCTTTCAGATAATGTTTCAGAAACGTATAGGCTATGCTTTGCGCGAGCACGATATTGCCTATAAGCGCGGTTTTTTATTTGAAAAGATAACCATAATACCTTTTAACCGCATTCAGCATATTTCAACTTCAGAAAGTATGCTCGACAAAATTTTTAAAATCTCAAACCTTAATATATTTACCGCCGGTGGTTCTGGGAGCGATATAGATATTCCCGGTTTAACTCCAGAAATCGCGGCTAGATTAAAGAATAAAATAGCTAATCACTTAATCGATATAGATGAGTAA
- a CDS encoding PH domain-containing protein, which produces MSKLYSIPQTQSKLGVILIFLSQFYKFLRAFGAALIYFFVKGINSEILNNVLLGTGFFIILLLIYSVIAFLRFKFHINYANSEFVLEKGVFNTEKVNVPFNKIQQVYFKRSLLQRAIGVYSLVLDTAGSSGKEISIKALREADAKKLQQVLIDVAKVEEDAPATNDVLIKEFVSNPSNAWEHKLSPATLIKLGLTSNYFRGVWLILIFVVTIYQQLGDFEFIQSDMYTDSVQGYLEAYSRPIELFILTAIVFTVIFLLGLLISCIEIFIKYFDLKLQQTNDSLELEMGLKTNTKTSLKPRRVQLLRVITNPIQKRLNLHEVQIAIASSQNDLTKTKIQIPGLERIQVEKVKKFLFTYKVKPGNLFKPAVYLYFRLIILAALPLLLTGVVASFLVPNYLIEVTSILSIIYVGIVIPYQYFWYRALSLEITPEFVIIKKGVWNQKVEIIELFKLQAITVNQPLWYKKRKLYNYIFHTAGGDLSFPLTSELVQKQINYALFRVEIDHQPWM; this is translated from the coding sequence ATGAGTAAGCTTTATTCTATACCTCAAACGCAATCAAAACTAGGTGTAATTCTCATTTTTTTATCTCAGTTTTATAAATTTTTGAGAGCTTTTGGGGCTGCTTTAATTTACTTTTTTGTTAAAGGGATCAATTCTGAAATTTTAAACAACGTATTATTAGGTACTGGTTTTTTTATAATACTATTGCTTATTTATAGCGTAATTGCTTTTTTGCGTTTTAAATTTCATATTAATTATGCAAATTCTGAATTTGTATTAGAGAAAGGAGTTTTTAATACTGAAAAGGTAAACGTGCCATTTAATAAAATTCAGCAGGTTTATTTTAAAAGATCTTTATTGCAGCGTGCTATTGGCGTGTATAGTCTGGTGCTTGATACAGCGGGAAGTAGTGGTAAGGAAATAAGTATAAAAGCACTTCGAGAGGCAGATGCTAAAAAACTTCAGCAGGTTTTAATTGATGTTGCAAAAGTGGAGGAAGACGCTCCAGCTACAAATGATGTACTTATAAAGGAATTTGTATCAAACCCATCAAATGCGTGGGAGCACAAACTTTCTCCGGCAACTTTGATAAAACTAGGTCTTACGAGTAACTATTTTAGAGGCGTTTGGTTAATTCTAATTTTTGTAGTTACTATCTATCAACAATTAGGTGATTTTGAATTTATACAGAGTGATATGTATACAGATAGTGTACAAGGTTATTTAGAGGCATATAGTAGGCCTATTGAGCTCTTTATACTTACAGCTATTGTATTTACTGTTATTTTTCTTTTAGGACTTTTAATCTCGTGTATAGAAATATTTATTAAATATTTTGATCTCAAACTGCAACAAACTAATGACAGTCTTGAGTTAGAAATGGGTCTGAAAACCAATACCAAAACCAGTTTAAAACCCAGAAGAGTACAATTGCTTAGGGTAATTACAAACCCCATTCAAAAAAGGCTAAATCTTCACGAGGTTCAAATCGCCATTGCCAGTAGTCAAAATGATTTAACAAAAACAAAAATTCAAATTCCAGGATTAGAACGTATTCAAGTAGAAAAAGTAAAGAAATTTCTATTTACCTATAAAGTTAAACCAGGTAATCTTTTTAAGCCGGCGGTATATCTTTATTTCAGATTAATAATATTAGCAGCATTGCCATTATTACTAACCGGTGTAGTGGCATCGTTTTTAGTCCCTAATTATTTGATTGAAGTAACCAGTATTTTATCTATTATTTATGTTGGTATAGTAATACCCTATCAATATTTCTGGTATCGCGCCTTGTCGTTAGAAATTACTCCTGAATTTGTAATTATAAAAAAGGGAGTCTGGAATCAAAAAGTTGAAATAATTGAGCTGTTTAAATTACAGGCAATTACTGTAAACCAGCCCTTATGGTATAAAAAGCGAAAGCTTTATAATTATATTTTTCACACTGCGGGTGGCGATTTAAGCTTTCCGCTTACTTCAGAATTAGTTCAGAAACAGATAAATTATGCTCTATTCAGGGTTGAGATAGATCATCAACCCTGGATGTAG